The following proteins are encoded in a genomic region of Porphyrobacter sp. CACIAM 03H1:
- a CDS encoding GNAT family N-acetyltransferase, which translates to MPAIEQAAAIAFAGEASIDPARTRSEADYARLIRRGHSLVAHAGETMAGFLVAQPFSRELHIWEMDVAPDFQRRGIGSGLVRAAMIDARNTGFKALTLTTFRDLAWNAPFYARLGFEEVTALDAHPRLAGELANEVEDGLPADRRCAMICFLD; encoded by the coding sequence ATGCCTGCGATCGAGCAGGCCGCCGCCATCGCCTTTGCCGGCGAAGCGTCGATCGACCCGGCCCGCACCCGCAGCGAAGCCGATTACGCCCGCCTGATCCGCCGGGGCCATAGCCTTGTCGCCCATGCCGGCGAGACGATGGCGGGGTTCCTCGTCGCCCAGCCCTTCAGCCGGGAATTGCACATCTGGGAGATGGACGTCGCGCCCGACTTCCAGCGGCGCGGGATCGGATCGGGGCTGGTACGCGCGGCAATGATCGATGCGCGCAACACCGGCTTCAAGGCACTGACCCTCACCACCTTCCGCGATCTGGCGTGGAACGCCCCGTTCTACGCCCGGCTCGGCTTCGAGGAAGTCACCGCGCTCGACGCCCACCCGCGGCTGGCAGGGGAACTGGCGAACGAGGTCGAGGACGGCCTGCCCGCCGACCGGCGCTGCGCGATGATCTGCTTTCTGGATTGA
- a CDS encoding LptF/LptG family permease, whose product MPNFLPSIDRYILRLTIVPMLGVFALAASLLMLDKMLRLFDFVAVEGGPVAVVFKMLGALIPEYASLAIPLGLLLGVLLAFRKLATSSELDTMRAVGLSYNRLLRMPYVITLVLVAVNVALVFYIQPISRYYYEQMEYELRSGALGASIKVGEFTTLADRMALRIEESEDEGRRLVGIFARVANAKGQVLSISAREGAFLATRDNPDTIILRLTEGTIIQDTGMKGQTPRVLSFSRHDLPIDLPAIEKFRARGDETREYILPELLRIGWSRDSAPDARDASVASFNFRLVEIVMMFLMPLLAVALAIPPKRSTSALGVFVSIVMVVAYHKVNQYGEDVAAIGRLDPVLAFWVPFVLFAGLILWMYYRVAYVPGGQAIGALEMAFAKLSKRIGKLFARRQPRAWRPPTDAAAEAAPAE is encoded by the coding sequence TTGCCGAACTTCCTTCCCAGCATCGACCGCTACATCCTGCGGCTGACGATCGTGCCGATGCTGGGCGTCTTCGCGCTCGCCGCCTCGCTGCTGATGCTCGACAAGATGCTGCGCCTGTTCGATTTCGTCGCGGTCGAGGGCGGGCCGGTGGCGGTCGTCTTCAAGATGCTTGGCGCGCTGATCCCGGAATATGCGAGCCTCGCAATCCCGCTGGGGCTGCTGCTCGGAGTGCTGCTGGCGTTCCGCAAGCTCGCCACCTCGTCCGAGCTCGATACGATGCGCGCGGTCGGCCTGTCGTACAACCGGCTGCTGCGGATGCCCTATGTGATCACGCTGGTGCTGGTCGCGGTCAACGTGGCGCTGGTGTTCTACATCCAGCCGATCAGCCGCTACTATTACGAGCAGATGGAATACGAGCTGCGCTCGGGCGCGCTCGGGGCCTCGATCAAGGTGGGCGAGTTCACCACCCTCGCCGACCGCATGGCGCTGCGCATCGAGGAAAGCGAGGACGAGGGACGCCGGTTGGTCGGTATCTTCGCCCGGGTCGCCAACGCAAAGGGGCAGGTGCTGTCGATCTCGGCGCGCGAGGGCGCCTTCCTCGCCACTCGCGACAATCCCGACACCATCATCCTGCGCCTGACCGAGGGCACGATCATCCAGGACACGGGGATGAAGGGCCAGACCCCGCGCGTGCTCAGCTTCAGCCGCCACGACCTGCCAATCGATCTGCCCGCGATCGAGAAGTTCCGCGCCCGCGGCGACGAGACGCGCGAATACATCCTGCCCGAACTGCTCCGCATCGGCTGGAGCCGCGACAGCGCCCCCGATGCGCGCGATGCCAGCGTCGCGAGCTTCAACTTCCGGCTGGTCGAGATCGTGATGATGTTCCTGATGCCGCTGCTCGCGGTGGCACTGGCGATCCCGCCCAAACGCTCGACCAGCGCGCTGGGGGTGTTCGTCTCGATCGTGATGGTGGTCGCCTATCACAAGGTGAACCAGTACGGCGAGGATGTCGCCGCGATCGGCCGGCTCGATCCGGTGCTCGCATTCTGGGTGCCCTTCGTGCTGTTCGCGGGCCTGATCCTGTGGATGTATTACCGCGTCGCCTATGTCCCCGGCGGGCAGGCGATCGGGGCGCTGGAGATGGCCTTTGCCAAGCTTTCGAAGCGAATCGGCAAGCTCTTCGCCCGCCGCCAGCCGCGTGCGTGGCGCCCGCCGACGGATGCGGCGGCAGAGGCTGCTCCGGCGGAGTAG
- a CDS encoding N-acetyltransferase: protein MTDVAASAAEIRIEPVTGKDQRAAFVDLGRAFSDRLPHFVPQIRSEQLELIDPGKNPFFGHARVQLFIASRGGVPVGRISAHIDELALAMPAEQGFGPGTGFFGYFDAEDESVARALLAAAEAWLAGEGMTRVLGPISLSVWEEPGLLVKGQDHAPMLMMGHHPAHYAGWIEAAGFTRAKTLYTYDLDITKPFPPLVQRIVQSGQKNARINVRRVRKKDWDAEVATILGILNDAWSDNWGFVPFTPAEVAYAGKKLRPLIFEELNMIAEVDGRPVAFMLTWPDVNDALAKIRGKLFPFGWIAMLRWLRHPKGAGMRVPLMGVLKELHNSRLASQLAFMMIEAIRLEANGKFQSTRGEIGWILEDNQGMVAIADTIQSTINREYAIYEKRLG, encoded by the coding sequence GTGACGGATGTGGCGGCGAGTGCGGCAGAGATAAGGATCGAACCGGTCACCGGCAAGGACCAGCGGGCGGCCTTCGTCGACCTGGGGCGCGCCTTTTCGGACCGGCTGCCGCATTTCGTGCCACAGATCCGCTCGGAACAGCTCGAACTGATCGATCCGGGCAAGAACCCCTTCTTCGGCCACGCCCGCGTGCAGCTGTTCATCGCCTCGCGCGGGGGCGTGCCGGTGGGGCGCATTTCCGCCCATATCGACGAACTCGCGCTCGCCATGCCTGCCGAACAGGGTTTCGGCCCGGGCACGGGCTTCTTCGGCTATTTCGATGCCGAGGACGAATCCGTGGCCCGCGCCCTGCTCGCCGCCGCCGAGGCGTGGCTGGCGGGCGAAGGGATGACGCGGGTACTCGGCCCGATCTCGCTGTCGGTGTGGGAGGAACCGGGGCTGCTGGTGAAGGGGCAGGACCACGCCCCGATGCTGATGATGGGACATCACCCGGCGCATTACGCGGGCTGGATCGAGGCGGCAGGCTTCACCCGCGCCAAGACGCTCTACACCTACGATCTCGACATCACGAAGCCCTTCCCCCCGCTAGTGCAGCGCATCGTGCAATCGGGGCAGAAGAATGCGCGGATCAACGTGCGGCGGGTGCGCAAGAAGGACTGGGACGCGGAAGTGGCGACGATCCTCGGCATCCTCAACGATGCCTGGTCGGACAATTGGGGCTTCGTCCCCTTCACGCCGGCCGAGGTCGCCTATGCCGGCAAGAAGCTGCGCCCGCTGATCTTCGAGGAACTCAACATGATCGCCGAGGTGGATGGCCGCCCGGTGGCCTTCATGCTGACCTGGCCCGACGTCAACGACGCGCTGGCGAAGATCAGGGGCAAGCTCTTCCCCTTCGGCTGGATCGCCATGCTGCGCTGGCTGCGCCATCCCAAGGGCGCAGGCATGCGGGTGCCGCTGATGGGGGTGCTGAAGGAGCTCCACAATTCCCGGCTGGCCAGCCAGCTCGCCTTCATGATGATCGAGGCGATCCGGCTGGAGGCGAACGGCAAGTTCCAGTCCACCCGCGGCGAGATCGGGTGGATCCTCGAGGACAACCAGGGCATGGTCGCGATCGCAGACACCATCCAGAGCACGATCAACCGCGAATACGCGATCTACGAGAAGCGGCTGGGTTGA
- a CDS encoding fatty acid desaturase family protein, which translates to MTPDLSLHPTIDPARSDLREPAPRATRAAFMAEDDKAMLRAARDLTKGLGEAKPGIYWPDMLVSAGVGYAAIAAAILSQNLAVQIATGLVAALALYRALMFIHELTHIHRDALPGFRTGWNLLVGIPLLTPSFMYEGVHTIHHKRTQYGTPEDPEYLPLALMKPWSLPLFVLVAILAPVALIIRAAVLVPLGALIPAVRTFTWERFSALSINPDFRRRPPEGDFVDRVRWQEAGVFVWSWCLIASVFVIGWQPLAIALAILSLTAVLNQLRTLVAHLWENEGEPMTVTAQFLDSVNVPPPGLAAEIWAPVGLRYHALHHLMPSMPYHDLPEAHRRLARELGTGSTYEGANHPGMLVLVGRIAKSTMGKKAA; encoded by the coding sequence ATGACCCCGGATCTCTCTTTGCACCCGACCATCGATCCTGCCCGATCGGACCTGCGCGAACCGGCGCCGCGGGCGACCCGTGCCGCCTTCATGGCCGAGGACGACAAGGCGATGTTGCGCGCGGCGCGCGACCTGACCAAGGGGCTGGGCGAGGCGAAGCCGGGCATCTACTGGCCCGACATGCTGGTTTCGGCGGGCGTGGGCTATGCCGCGATTGCGGCGGCGATCCTGTCGCAGAACCTCGCCGTGCAGATCGCCACCGGGCTGGTCGCGGCGCTGGCGCTCTACCGCGCGCTGATGTTCATCCACGAGCTGACCCATATCCACCGCGATGCCCTGCCGGGCTTCCGCACGGGCTGGAACCTGCTCGTCGGCATCCCGCTGCTGACGCCCTCCTTCATGTACGAGGGCGTCCATACCATCCACCACAAGCGCACCCAATACGGCACGCCCGAGGATCCCGAATACCTCCCGCTCGCGCTGATGAAGCCGTGGAGCCTGCCGCTGTTCGTGCTCGTGGCGATCCTCGCGCCGGTAGCGCTGATCATCCGCGCGGCGGTACTGGTGCCGCTGGGGGCGCTGATCCCGGCGGTCCGCACCTTCACCTGGGAGCGGTTCTCGGCGCTCTCGATCAACCCCGATTTCCGCCGCCGCCCGCCCGAAGGCGATTTCGTGGACCGGGTGCGCTGGCAGGAAGCCGGGGTGTTCGTGTGGTCGTGGTGCCTGATCGCGAGCGTCTTCGTGATCGGCTGGCAGCCACTCGCCATCGCGCTGGCGATCCTCTCGCTGACCGCGGTGCTGAACCAGCTGCGCACCCTCGTCGCGCACCTGTGGGAGAACGAGGGCGAGCCGATGACGGTGACCGCGCAGTTCCTCGATTCCGTCAACGTCCCCCCTCCGGGCCTTGCCGCCGAGATCTGGGCGCCGGTGGGCCTGCGTTATCATGCGCTCCATCACCTGATGCCCTCGATGCCGTACCATGACCTCCCCGAAGCCCACCGCCGCCTCGCGCGCGAATTGGGCACGGGGTCGACCTACGAGGGCGCCAATCATCCCGGGATGCTGGTGCTGGTCGGGCGGATTGCGAAGAGCACGATGGGGAAGAAGGCGGCCTAG
- a CDS encoding DUF427 domain-containing protein → MRQAHHPQPDPVSPGQESVWDYPRPAIAEPTPRHIRIVHQGVVLADTRAAWRTLETSHPPTYYLPPADIAMAHLVPNPARSLCEWKGQAAYWDVVIAGDRISAAAWSYPAPTPAFAGIAGHIAFYAAPFDSVTVDGEEVTPQPGGFYGGWITSAEAGPFKGVPGSRFW, encoded by the coding sequence GTGAGGCAGGCGCACCACCCGCAACCCGATCCGGTGTCGCCGGGCCAGGAAAGCGTCTGGGACTACCCCCGCCCCGCCATTGCCGAGCCGACGCCGCGCCATATCCGCATCGTCCATCAGGGCGTGGTGCTGGCCGACACCCGCGCCGCCTGGCGCACGCTCGAAACCTCGCATCCGCCGACCTACTACCTCCCGCCAGCCGACATCGCGATGGCGCACCTCGTGCCCAATCCGGCGCGCTCGCTGTGCGAATGGAAGGGGCAGGCAGCCTATTGGGACGTCGTGATCGCGGGCGATCGCATCTCCGCAGCCGCATGGTCCTATCCCGCCCCCACCCCCGCCTTCGCCGGGATCGCGGGGCATATCGCCTTCTACGCTGCGCCCTTCGACAGCGTGACGGTTGACGGCGAAGAGGTCACGCCTCAGCCGGGCGGCTTCTACGGCGGGTGGATCACCTCTGCCGAGGCCGGGCCGTTCAAGGGCGTCCCCGGCAGCCGGTTCTGGTAA
- a CDS encoding LL-diaminopimelate aminotransferase produces the protein MNDQFYRMKRMPPYVIAEVNAMRHAARLAGQDIIDLGMGNPDQPPPQHVIDKLCEVAAKPDAHGYSQSKGIPGLRRAQAGYYARRFGVELDPETEVVVTMGSKEGLSSLATAIIAPGDVVLAPNPSYPIHTFGFIIAGATIRSVPTTPDEHYWESLERAMNYTVPRPSVLVVSYPSNPTAETVELPFYERLVAWAKENQVWIVSDLAYSELYFDGKPTRSIMEVPGAKDVAIEFTSMSKTYSMAGWRMGFAVGNRQLIAALTRVKSYLDYGAFTPIQAAACAALNGPQDIIESNRQLYHKRRDVMVEAFGRAGWDIPPPPASMFAWAPLPPALKSMGSLEFSKQLLTQAQVAVAPGVGYGENGEGYVRIAMVENEQRLRQAARNIKRYLQSVGVNSSAA, from the coding sequence ATGAATGACCAGTTCTATCGCATGAAGCGGATGCCTCCGTATGTGATCGCGGAGGTCAACGCCATGCGTCATGCCGCAAGGCTGGCGGGTCAGGACATCATCGATCTCGGCATGGGTAACCCCGACCAGCCGCCGCCGCAGCACGTGATCGACAAGCTGTGCGAGGTTGCCGCCAAGCCCGATGCGCACGGCTATTCCCAGTCCAAGGGCATCCCCGGCCTGCGCCGCGCCCAGGCGGGTTATTACGCCCGCCGCTTCGGGGTCGAGCTTGATCCCGAGACCGAGGTGGTGGTCACGATGGGATCGAAGGAGGGGCTCTCGAGCCTCGCGACCGCGATCATCGCGCCGGGCGACGTGGTGCTGGCGCCCAACCCGTCTTACCCGATCCACACTTTCGGCTTCATCATTGCCGGCGCCACCATCCGTTCGGTGCCGACGACGCCCGACGAACACTACTGGGAATCGCTCGAACGGGCGATGAACTACACCGTCCCGCGCCCGAGCGTGCTGGTGGTTAGCTACCCCTCCAACCCCACGGCCGAGACGGTGGAGCTGCCGTTCTACGAGCGGCTGGTGGCCTGGGCGAAGGAGAACCAGGTCTGGATCGTCTCCGACCTTGCCTATTCCGAGCTCTATTTCGACGGCAAGCCGACCCGCTCGATCATGGAAGTGCCGGGCGCGAAGGACGTGGCGATCGAGTTCACCTCGATGTCGAAGACCTATTCGATGGCGGGCTGGCGGATGGGCTTTGCGGTCGGCAACCGCCAGCTGATCGCGGCGCTGACGCGGGTGAAGTCCTATCTCGATTACGGCGCCTTCACCCCGATCCAGGCAGCGGCCTGCGCCGCGCTGAACGGGCCGCAGGACATCATCGAGAGCAACCGCCAACTCTACCACAAGCGCCGCGACGTGATGGTCGAGGCTTTCGGTCGCGCCGGCTGGGATATCCCGCCGCCGCCCGCTTCGATGTTCGCCTGGGCCCCGCTGCCCCCCGCGCTCAAATCGATGGGCAGTCTCGAATTCTCCAAGCAGCTTCTCACCCAGGCGCAGGTCGCCGTGGCTCCCGGCGTGGGTTATGGCGAGAACGGCGAGGGCTATGTCCGGATCGCGATGGTCGAGAACGAACAGCGCCTCCGCCAAGCCGCACGCAACATCAAGCGATACCTCCAGTCGGTCGGGGTCAACAGCTCGGCCGCCTAG
- a CDS encoding JAB domain-containing protein, whose translation MLTAALARATGEDAFSQEQRAAAMIAYLRSVVLAPPAQVERGHAIFLDARSAWLGDAPCGIGTMTTLSLRMRALLGEALRHDAAGIILAHSHPSGHCRPSGCDIAATRRLAEVARALDIALIDHLIFTTEAVYSMRAGGLL comes from the coding sequence GTGCTGACCGCCGCGCTCGCCCGCGCCACCGGCGAGGACGCGTTCTCGCAGGAGCAGCGCGCCGCCGCGATGATCGCCTACCTTCGCAGCGTCGTGCTCGCCCCGCCGGCGCAAGTCGAGCGCGGCCACGCGATTTTCCTCGATGCCCGCAGCGCTTGGCTTGGCGATGCGCCCTGCGGCATCGGCACCATGACCACGCTGAGCCTGAGGATGCGGGCACTGCTCGGCGAGGCGCTGCGTCACGATGCGGCCGGGATCATCCTTGCCCACAGCCACCCTTCGGGCCATTGCCGCCCGAGCGGCTGCGATATCGCCGCTACCCGCCGCCTTGCCGAGGTCGCCCGCGCGCTCGACATCGCGTTGATCGACCACCTGATATTCACAACCGAGGCGGTCTATTCCATGCGTGCCGGAGGCCTGCTGTGA
- the lptG gene encoding LPS export ABC transporter permease LptG yields MQLDFFPSRTLTLYLAKLFVVRILAVLVMLVLVLLALDLLSETGDILAAPGNGQAEILQYASLRAPQLAARFLPYSVLLATLITLVTLNQNSEVVAMKAAGLSAHQVLAPLLLTAAVVSAVSFGFNERIVTRANATLKAWQAAEYGPIPEAAAGDGAAAGVRSNIYLTDGDHILSAATLAGAGEQIVLTGVTWYARTPGGIIREQVRSPRATFAAPGWRLENPVKFDVAGAVTDRPAAMVVGENLSPARIMLQSIDADAQSFWELGESIDAYEAAGRNTDEMRAKWWHRLSGPLSALLMPLLGSVAAFGLARSGQLFVRAIIGMALGFAYFVVDNAALAMGSFGGYPPFLAAWAPFLLFLLVGETVLIRTEE; encoded by the coding sequence ATGCAGCTCGACTTCTTCCCCTCGCGCACGCTGACGCTCTATCTGGCGAAGCTCTTCGTGGTGCGCATCCTGGCCGTGCTGGTGATGCTTGTGCTGGTGCTGCTGGCGCTCGACCTCTTGTCCGAGACTGGCGACATCCTCGCCGCCCCGGGCAACGGGCAGGCGGAGATCCTGCAATATGCCTCGCTGCGCGCGCCCCAGCTGGCGGCGCGCTTCCTGCCCTATTCGGTGCTGCTGGCGACGCTGATCACGCTGGTGACGCTGAACCAGAACAGCGAGGTGGTGGCGATGAAGGCGGCCGGCCTCAGCGCCCATCAGGTGCTCGCTCCGCTGCTGCTCACCGCGGCGGTGGTATCGGCAGTGAGCTTCGGCTTCAACGAGCGGATCGTCACCCGCGCCAACGCGACCCTCAAGGCGTGGCAGGCGGCCGAATACGGTCCGATCCCCGAGGCGGCGGCGGGCGACGGGGCCGCGGCCGGGGTGCGCTCGAACATCTACCTCACCGACGGCGACCACATCCTCTCCGCCGCGACGCTCGCCGGGGCGGGCGAGCAGATCGTGCTGACCGGCGTCACCTGGTATGCCCGCACGCCCGGCGGGATCATCCGCGAACAGGTCCGCAGCCCCCGCGCGACCTTCGCCGCCCCGGGATGGCGGCTCGAGAATCCGGTGAAGTTCGATGTCGCGGGCGCTGTGACCGATCGCCCTGCGGCAATGGTGGTCGGCGAGAACCTCAGCCCCGCGCGGATCATGCTGCAATCGATCGACGCCGATGCGCAGAGCTTCTGGGAACTGGGGGAGAGCATCGATGCCTACGAGGCGGCCGGGCGCAATACCGACGAGATGCGCGCCAAGTGGTGGCACCGCCTCTCCGGTCCGCTTTCGGCGCTGCTGATGCCGCTGCTGGGTTCGGTCGCGGCCTTCGGGCTGGCGCGCTCGGGGCAGCTCTTCGTGCGTGCGATCATCGGCATGGCGCTTGGTTTTGCCTATTTCGTGGTCGACAACGCCGCGCTGGCGATGGGCTCCTTCGGCGGCTACCCGCCCTTCCTTGCCGCCTGGGCGCCGTTCCTGCTGTTCCTGCTGGTCGGCGAGACGGTGCTGATCCGCACCGAGGAGTGA
- the clpS gene encoding ATP-dependent Clp protease adapter ClpS codes for MPVRAAEDDEGGKEGGGQGQVGIATKTRAKPKKPSQYKVLMLNDDYTPMEFVVLVLKRFFSMDLEQATRVMLHVHQRGVGVCGIFTYEVAETKVNQVMDFARQNQHPLQCTLEKA; via the coding sequence ATGCCTGTCCGCGCGGCCGAGGATGACGAGGGCGGCAAGGAAGGCGGCGGGCAGGGCCAGGTCGGCATCGCCACCAAAACCCGTGCCAAGCCCAAGAAGCCGAGCCAGTACAAGGTGCTGATGCTCAACGACGACTACACCCCGATGGAATTCGTGGTGCTGGTCCTGAAGCGCTTCTTCAGCATGGACCTGGAACAGGCGACCCGTGTGATGCTCCACGTACACCAGCGCGGCGTGGGGGTGTGCGGCATCTTCACCTACGAGGTCGCCGAGACCAAGGTGAACCAGGTGATGGACTTCGCCCGCCAGAACCAGCACCCGCTCCAGTGCACGCTCGAGAAGGCGTGA
- a CDS encoding phasin family protein, with protein sequence MSEVENTAGEVKVAPEAVPAPAAPIAKIDAAAEKAYAEASAKVVAAPVAKTPAAKPAAAPKKAPLARKAAPAAKAAAKTLKTAKKAAPKTAKLPVKKPVLAKKAAKPAAAPKTNPVIKLKDTIMDTAKNTDITATAKEMLADVQARAKETYAKGTVLATEATEFTKANVEAVVESGKIFFAGAQELLKDNVETGKTVIETVTEDAKKVAAVKSPTELMQLQGEIARRNFDALVAYGSKRTEAWVKLYNDAFAPISNRVSVAVEKVKTAA encoded by the coding sequence ATGTCTGAAGTCGAGAACACTGCAGGTGAAGTGAAGGTCGCGCCCGAAGCCGTGCCTGCGCCCGCCGCTCCGATCGCCAAGATCGATGCCGCTGCCGAGAAGGCCTATGCCGAAGCCTCGGCCAAGGTCGTCGCCGCTCCGGTCGCGAAGACCCCGGCTGCCAAGCCCGCTGCCGCGCCGAAGAAGGCCCCGCTCGCCCGCAAGGCCGCGCCGGCCGCGAAGGCCGCCGCCAAGACCCTCAAGACCGCCAAGAAGGCGGCGCCCAAGACTGCCAAGCTCCCGGTCAAGAAGCCCGTGCTGGCCAAGAAGGCTGCCAAGCCCGCCGCCGCGCCGAAGACCAACCCCGTCATCAAGCTCAAGGACACCATCATGGACACCGCCAAGAACACCGACATCACCGCCACCGCCAAGGAAATGCTGGCCGACGTGCAGGCCCGCGCCAAGGAAACCTACGCCAAGGGCACCGTGCTCGCGACCGAAGCGACCGAGTTCACCAAGGCGAACGTCGAAGCCGTCGTCGAAAGCGGCAAGATCTTCTTCGCCGGTGCGCAGGAACTGCTCAAGGACAACGTCGAGACCGGCAAGACCGTGATCGAGACCGTGACCGAAGACGCCAAAAAGGTTGCGGCCGTCAAGTCGCCGACCGAGCTGATGCAGCTCCAGGGCGAGATCGCCCGTCGCAACTTCGACGCGCTGGTCGCCTACGGCTCGAAGCGCACCGAAGCCTGGGTGAAGCTCTACAACGACGCCTTCGCCCCGATCTCGAACCGCGTCAGCGTCGCGGTCGAGAAGGTCAAGACCGCCGCGTAA
- a CDS encoding PHA/PHB synthase family protein, which translates to MARDGDLMAAAGDGLKGFFDMQGEALREIMGGKGAESLMAGAMPAGMDAGELAEWAATGAQLQQLWLDFATHQAQSAAEKASTGANLIDPAQWLVMSQAMLGQMPKGMFEASAKLAQDQMQLWSGVMQSFAAGATGGKLGEAPEAGALPKSDRRFADPAWRELPAFLLLHQTYLMLADYFRQAVKGMQGLDAGKRQQLEFAVSALAEAMSPDNFLALNPVVLKRTMETRGANLVRGMQHLVNDLKRGQLTHTDPNAFRLGENLAASPGKVVHETPLYQLIHYTPSTETVLEVPLVIFPPWINRFYILDLTPKKSFIKWAVDQGISVFVVSWKSADETMADVVWDDYIRAQIEAIDHVRARLDVPAVHTIGYCVAGTTLAATLAVLARRGEADKVKSATFFTAQVDFERAGDLKHFIDEGQLEMIGQLSPQGYLDGRYLAATFNALRGRDLIWNYVVNNYLLGEDYPAFDLLHWNGDVTNLPSKWHNAYLRDLYRDNRLVVPDALEADGTPIDLTRVATPSFVQAGREDHIAPAESVWRITKHFTGPMEFLLAGSGHIAGVVNPPSAGKYQYWVGDSAAPSLKDFVAGATEHPGSWWPHWLEWLHRQSDTRVPAKGKRVPGGKGDKVIEDAPGRYVKTR; encoded by the coding sequence ATGGCACGGGATGGCGATCTGATGGCGGCAGCGGGCGACGGCCTCAAGGGCTTCTTCGACATGCAGGGCGAGGCGCTGCGCGAAATCATGGGCGGCAAGGGCGCCGAATCGCTGATGGCCGGGGCGATGCCCGCGGGGATGGATGCGGGCGAACTCGCCGAATGGGCGGCGACGGGCGCGCAGCTGCAGCAGCTGTGGCTCGATTTCGCCACCCACCAGGCCCAGAGCGCCGCCGAGAAGGCCAGCACGGGCGCCAACCTGATCGACCCGGCGCAGTGGCTGGTGATGTCGCAAGCGATGCTCGGGCAGATGCCCAAGGGCATGTTCGAGGCCTCCGCCAAGCTGGCGCAGGACCAGATGCAGCTGTGGTCGGGCGTGATGCAGAGCTTCGCTGCGGGCGCCACCGGCGGCAAGCTGGGCGAGGCGCCCGAAGCGGGTGCCCTGCCCAAGTCCGACCGCCGCTTCGCCGATCCGGCGTGGCGCGAGCTCCCGGCCTTTCTGCTCCTGCACCAGACCTACCTGATGCTCGCCGACTATTTCCGGCAGGCGGTGAAGGGAATGCAGGGGCTCGATGCGGGCAAGCGGCAGCAGCTCGAATTCGCGGTCTCGGCACTGGCCGAGGCGATGAGCCCGGACAATTTCCTCGCGCTCAATCCGGTGGTCCTGAAGCGCACGATGGAGACCCGGGGCGCCAATCTGGTGCGCGGGATGCAGCACCTCGTCAACGACCTCAAGCGCGGCCAGCTCACCCACACCGATCCCAATGCCTTCCGGCTGGGCGAGAACCTCGCCGCGAGCCCCGGCAAGGTGGTGCACGAGACCCCGCTCTACCAGCTGATCCACTACACGCCGTCGACCGAGACGGTGCTCGAGGTGCCGCTGGTGATCTTCCCACCGTGGATCAACCGCTTCTACATCCTCGACCTGACGCCGAAGAAGAGCTTCATCAAGTGGGCGGTGGATCAGGGAATCTCGGTCTTCGTGGTCAGCTGGAAAAGCGCCGACGAGACGATGGCCGACGTGGTGTGGGACGATTACATCCGCGCCCAGATCGAGGCGATCGACCATGTCCGCGCGCGGCTCGACGTGCCGGCCGTCCACACCATCGGCTACTGCGTGGCGGGCACGACTCTGGCCGCGACCCTCGCCGTGCTGGCGCGGCGGGGCGAGGCGGACAAGGTCAAGAGCGCGACCTTCTTCACCGCCCAGGTCGATTTCGAGCGCGCGGGCGATCTCAAGCACTTCATCGACGAGGGCCAGCTCGAGATGATCGGGCAATTGTCGCCGCAGGGCTATCTCGACGGGCGCTATCTCGCCGCGACCTTCAACGCGTTGCGCGGGCGCGACCTGATCTGGAACTACGTCGTCAACAACTACCTGCTGGGCGAGGATTACCCGGCCTTCGACCTGCTCCACTGGAACGGCGACGTCACCAACCTGCCGTCGAAGTGGCACAATGCCTACCTGCGCGATCTCTACCGCGACAACCGCCTGGTGGTGCCCGACGCACTGGAGGCGGACGGCACGCCGATCGATCTCACCCGTGTCGCCACCCCCAGCTTCGTGCAGGCGGGGCGCGAGGATCACATTGCGCCTGCCGAGAGCGTGTGGCGGATCACGAAGCATTTCACCGGCCCGATGGAGTTCCTGCTGGCCGGCTCGGGGCATATTGCCGGGGTGGTCAACCCGCCGTCGGCCGGCAAATACCAGTACTGGGTCGGCGACAGCGCCGCGCCCAGCCTCAAGGACTTCGTCGCCGGCGCGACCGAGCATCCGGGCAGCTGGTGGCCGCATTGGCTGGAATGGCTCCACAGGCAGTCGGACACCCGCGTGCCTGCCAAGGGCAAGCGTGTTCCCGGTGGCAAGGGCGACAAGGTGATCGAGGACGCTCCGGGCCGCTACGTGAAGACGCGCTAG